One genomic region from bacterium encodes:
- a CDS encoding helicase: MSRILFLTPETARRMREEIAAARGNEVCFLCEVGDAGDVRDPRVVARGNAWAVPAAAGDAEPGMLLVHNHPSGDLDPSEEDLAIAAALHARGVGLAITDNDARDLYVVLEPSRPREPVRLDRAAVEADLAPGGALSRWHAGYEDRPAQRALAALVVDTYNEGGITLAEAGTGTGKSVAYLLPAIRWAVLNRERTVVSTNTINLQEQLVTKDLPLLRRALGEPFRFALVKGRRNYVSIRRANLAAAAAGSLFAGAERAELEAILDWLKHTRDGSLQDLPFTPSPEVWDEVASESDVCLRAKCPHFEACFYQRARRDAAAADVLVVNHHLLFSDLAVRRAADNYTAPAVLPPYRRVVLDEAHNLEEAATTHLGVNVSRRGIERLLTRLDRRGRGVLQAVEAALLAGDSDLLQQDALDRIARQLRPGVEQALRRAAELFSRLEARVAGVDEGMLRLDERATDDATVDALESLMLLLTELAAGLDALRERIELDSRWRAALEEQLLELQAAADRIRATAEALRVALLPGRDAVPLVRWLERRGGGGAKEPNVLVRAAPIDLADTLREALFDRMDSAVLTSATLATRDGFDFLRSRLGLDGGGMRVREALFESPFDYATQARIVIPTDVPEPDADDHLPFDLATAEIVEELIALSDGGVFVLFTSYRSLRAVAVELRRRGVDGRWPLFVQGEGPRSRLVQSFAASGRGVLLGVASFWEGVDVPGEPLRGLVLTKLPFKVPNEPLTAARVEAIERNGGNAFYEYMLPQAALRLKQGFGRLIRSRADRGVVVLLDRRVVTRSYGRYFLESLPPAPVRTGPWNALRTEIEAFYRAPRR, encoded by the coding sequence GTGAGTCGCATCCTGTTCCTGACACCGGAGACCGCGCGCCGCATGCGCGAGGAGATCGCCGCTGCCCGCGGCAACGAGGTCTGCTTCCTCTGTGAAGTGGGCGACGCGGGCGACGTGCGTGATCCGCGGGTGGTCGCCCGGGGCAACGCGTGGGCGGTGCCCGCCGCTGCCGGCGACGCGGAGCCGGGGATGCTGCTCGTGCACAATCATCCCTCCGGGGACCTGGATCCGTCGGAGGAGGACCTGGCGATCGCGGCGGCGCTGCACGCAAGGGGCGTGGGCCTGGCGATCACGGACAACGATGCGCGCGACTTGTACGTGGTCCTGGAGCCGTCCAGGCCCAGAGAGCCGGTGCGGTTGGACCGGGCGGCGGTGGAGGCGGACCTCGCACCGGGCGGCGCGCTGTCCCGGTGGCACGCGGGCTACGAGGACAGACCCGCGCAGCGCGCACTGGCCGCGCTCGTAGTGGACACCTACAACGAAGGCGGGATCACGCTCGCGGAGGCCGGGACGGGAACGGGGAAGTCCGTGGCGTACCTGCTGCCGGCGATCCGGTGGGCGGTGCTGAACCGCGAGCGGACGGTGGTCTCCACCAACACCATCAACCTCCAGGAGCAACTCGTCACGAAGGACCTGCCGCTGCTCCGGCGCGCGCTCGGGGAGCCGTTCCGCTTCGCGCTGGTCAAAGGCCGGCGCAACTACGTGTCCATCCGGCGCGCGAACCTCGCCGCGGCTGCAGCGGGCTCGCTCTTCGCCGGCGCGGAGCGCGCCGAGCTGGAAGCGATCCTCGACTGGCTGAAGCACACAAGGGACGGCTCGCTACAAGACCTGCCCTTCACGCCTTCGCCGGAGGTGTGGGACGAGGTCGCGAGCGAATCGGATGTATGCCTACGGGCCAAGTGCCCGCACTTCGAGGCGTGCTTCTACCAGCGCGCCCGGCGTGATGCCGCGGCGGCCGATGTTCTCGTCGTCAACCATCACCTCCTCTTCTCGGACCTGGCCGTGCGGAGGGCGGCGGACAACTACACGGCGCCGGCCGTGTTGCCTCCGTATCGCCGCGTCGTGCTCGACGAAGCCCACAACCTCGAGGAGGCCGCCACGACGCACCTCGGCGTCAACGTATCGCGGCGTGGGATCGAGCGTTTGCTCACGCGCCTGGACCGGCGCGGCCGCGGGGTGTTGCAGGCCGTGGAGGCGGCGCTGCTCGCCGGCGACAGCGATCTGCTCCAGCAGGACGCGCTGGATCGGATCGCACGGCAGCTCCGGCCGGGCGTCGAGCAGGCGCTGCGTCGGGCGGCAGAACTGTTCTCCCGGCTCGAGGCACGGGTGGCGGGCGTGGACGAGGGCATGCTGCGGCTCGATGAGCGAGCGACGGACGATGCGACGGTAGACGCTCTCGAGTCGTTGATGCTCCTCCTGACCGAGCTCGCGGCGGGACTGGACGCGCTCAGGGAACGGATCGAACTGGATTCACGGTGGCGAGCTGCACTCGAGGAGCAGCTCCTCGAGCTCCAGGCCGCGGCCGACCGCATCCGTGCGACGGCCGAGGCGCTCCGCGTGGCCCTCTTGCCGGGCCGCGACGCGGTGCCGTTGGTGCGCTGGCTCGAGCGACGCGGTGGTGGCGGGGCGAAAGAGCCCAACGTGCTGGTGCGCGCAGCTCCGATCGATCTCGCAGACACCTTGCGAGAGGCGCTGTTCGATCGGATGGACAGCGCGGTGTTGACGTCCGCGACGCTCGCCACGCGGGACGGGTTCGATTTCCTCCGCTCGCGCCTGGGCCTGGACGGCGGAGGGATGCGGGTGCGGGAAGCGCTGTTCGAGTCTCCGTTCGACTACGCGACGCAGGCGCGGATCGTCATCCCGACCGACGTGCCGGAGCCGGATGCGGATGACCACCTGCCGTTCGACCTGGCCACGGCGGAGATCGTCGAGGAGCTCATCGCCCTGAGCGACGGCGGGGTTTTCGTGCTGTTCACCTCGTACCGGTCGCTTCGGGCCGTCGCCGTCGAGTTGAGGCGCCGGGGGGTGGACGGACGGTGGCCGTTGTTCGTCCAGGGAGAGGGCCCGCGCTCGCGGCTCGTGCAGTCGTTCGCGGCGAGCGGGCGCGGCGTGTTGCTCGGCGTGGCTTCCTTCTGGGAAGGCGTTGACGTCCCCGGCGAGCCGCTGCGCGGTCTGGTCCTCACCAAGCTGCCGTTCAAGGTGCCGAACGAGCCGCTGACCGCAGCACGGGTCGAGGCGATCGAGCGCAACGGCGGAAACGCGTTCTATGAGTACATGCTTCCGCAGGCGGCGTTGCGGCTGAAGCAGGGCTTCGGCAGGCTCATCCGGTCGCGGGCCGACCGGGGCGTCGTGGTGCTGCTGGACCGCCGCGTCGTGACGCGGAGCTATGGGCGTTACTTCCTCGAATCGCTCCCACCCGCGCCCGTGCGGACCGGCCCCTGGAACGCGCTGCGGACGGAGATCGAGGCCTTCTACCGCGCGCCCCGGCGCTAG
- a CDS encoding asparagine synthetase B: protein MLLALSALVAATPSYGQYLLAPMDAAQTNHLKAYGLTYWTLQRGLSAEWLLNYRAGSFLLRDRPEVRREAALRGVYVEPINASQLAQIRATIEENNMESIILEKAPKIAVYTPPNTPPWDDAVTLALTYADIPYDKIWDEEVLQGRLKEYEWLHLHHEDFTGQYSKFYINYADQPWLQEEVARNKAMAEKFGFPDVPTLKKEVANEIARYVSEGGFLFAMCTATETIELALAAVGVDIAAPFSDGTPVDPDATAKMQWDRTMAFQGAEIQTNPAVNAFSDIDGHQVNTPWRQPLGAFVLFEFSAKFDPVPSMLVQNHENVLPDFYGLTTSFRRDRLKPGVIVLAEEEGAGWVKYIHGTYGKGTWTFLGGHDPEDPQHQIGDPPTDLDMHPHSPGYRLILNNVLFPAAKKKTLKT, encoded by the coding sequence ATCTTGCTCGCGTTGAGTGCGTTGGTCGCGGCCACGCCGTCGTACGGCCAGTACTTGCTGGCACCGATGGACGCGGCACAGACCAATCACCTCAAGGCGTACGGCCTCACCTACTGGACGCTTCAGCGTGGCCTCTCCGCCGAGTGGCTGCTCAACTACCGGGCAGGGTCGTTCCTGCTGCGGGATCGCCCGGAGGTGAGGCGTGAGGCGGCGTTGAGGGGGGTCTACGTCGAGCCGATCAACGCGAGTCAGCTCGCCCAGATCCGGGCCACCATCGAGGAGAACAACATGGAGAGCATCATCCTCGAGAAGGCCCCGAAGATCGCCGTCTACACGCCGCCCAACACGCCGCCGTGGGATGATGCCGTGACGCTCGCGTTGACGTACGCGGACATTCCATACGACAAGATCTGGGACGAAGAGGTCCTCCAGGGCCGGCTCAAGGAGTACGAGTGGCTGCACCTGCACCACGAGGACTTCACGGGCCAGTACTCCAAGTTCTACATCAACTACGCGGACCAGCCGTGGTTGCAGGAGGAAGTCGCACGGAACAAGGCGATGGCCGAGAAGTTCGGCTTCCCCGACGTGCCCACGCTCAAGAAGGAAGTGGCGAACGAGATCGCGCGGTACGTCTCCGAGGGCGGCTTCCTGTTCGCCATGTGCACCGCCACGGAGACGATCGAACTGGCGCTCGCGGCCGTGGGGGTGGACATCGCGGCTCCGTTCAGCGACGGCACGCCGGTGGACCCCGACGCGACCGCGAAGATGCAGTGGGATCGCACCATGGCGTTCCAGGGCGCCGAGATCCAGACGAATCCGGCGGTGAACGCGTTCAGCGACATCGACGGGCACCAGGTCAACACGCCGTGGCGGCAGCCGTTGGGCGCGTTCGTGTTGTTCGAGTTCAGCGCAAAATTCGACCCGGTGCCTTCGATGCTGGTGCAGAACCACGAGAACGTGTTGCCCGACTTCTACGGCCTGACCACCTCGTTCCGGCGTGATCGTCTGAAGCCCGGCGTCATCGTCCTTGCCGAGGAGGAAGGTGCCGGCTGGGTGAAGTACATCCATGGCACGTACGGGAAGGGCACGTGGACCTTCCTCGGCGGTCACGATCCGGAGGACCCGCAGCACCAGATCGGCGATCCGCCGACGGACCTGGACATGCACCCGCACTCGCCGGGCTATCGTCTCATCCTGAACAACGTCCTCTTCCCGGCGGCGAAGAAGAAGACGCTGAAGACGTGA